One window of the Acaryochloris sp. CCMEE 5410 genome contains the following:
- a CDS encoding O-antigen polymerase — protein MILLAYLGLVIFIVIFELIRDKQALIDFLSFFNVLFCLAFPLPGIFLLFSEHSNLNTSILKGTTINLNSFQVPLLIFLTYFFVVIGFHLDSAINSANRIYIKEKNSGYFVVTYALILLLISFLSIVIYSVQNGGLVNAISNASLLRSTVIETPQFSLVKRFFLLSFMGSFLISSILFNDKSKGKSIQLLIVFIFSIAISLLSFFLIATRANILRYVLTFYLVYSIRKGKHSLGVVIFFITLLAIISSYGKEIFGSLIYLSDGIDAVTDNFQNSIDANIQSESDQSNVLDEFSAPFFSIFAATNSTYELRLLSDWFYGLASFLPDRIYEAPPTVSYYNTNFLVNTDKYEIPSGFISSCLYSMSWPGLIIFSLSYGWIGRFIQQVTYNHSLEIHWMQYIYVYSALVWSDYTIYADPKILLQTHFWFFISCFFLVVLSSNLVVSDKYSIARMRSDK, from the coding sequence ATGATCTTGTTAGCTTATCTTGGGTTAGTCATTTTCATTGTTATATTTGAACTTATCAGGGATAAACAGGCTTTAATTGATTTCCTAAGTTTTTTTAATGTTCTTTTCTGCTTGGCATTTCCTTTGCCAGGGATATTCTTACTTTTTTCAGAGCACAGCAACCTAAATACATCTATCCTCAAAGGAACGACGATTAACCTTAATAGTTTCCAAGTCCCTTTACTAATTTTTTTGACTTATTTTTTTGTTGTCATAGGATTCCATTTAGACTCTGCGATTAACTCTGCCAATAGAATTTACATCAAAGAAAAGAATAGTGGCTATTTTGTTGTTACCTATGCACTGATTTTATTGTTAATATCTTTTCTTTCAATCGTAATCTATAGCGTTCAAAACGGTGGACTTGTCAATGCAATCTCTAATGCATCCTTACTCCGTTCTACCGTCATTGAAACGCCTCAATTCTCTTTAGTTAAGAGATTCTTCTTGCTATCTTTTATGGGATCTTTCTTAATATCTTCCATCCTATTCAACGATAAATCAAAGGGAAAAAGCATCCAATTATTGATTGTATTTATATTTTCCATTGCTATTTCTTTACTTTCTTTTTTTCTGATTGCAACCCGCGCAAATATTCTAAGATATGTACTCACATTCTATTTGGTATATTCCATCAGAAAAGGTAAACACTCCTTGGGTGTCGTAATATTCTTTATTACATTACTCGCAATCATTTCTTCCTACGGGAAAGAAATCTTTGGAAGTTTAATCTACCTTTCAGATGGTATTGATGCTGTTACGGATAATTTTCAGAATAGTATTGACGCCAATATACAGTCAGAAAGCGACCAATCTAACGTACTGGATGAATTCAGTGCTCCATTTTTCTCAATATTTGCAGCTACAAACTCCACCTATGAACTCAGGCTGTTGAGTGACTGGTTCTATGGATTAGCATCATTTCTCCCTGATCGGATTTATGAAGCACCACCAACTGTCTCTTATTACAATACAAATTTCTTAGTTAATACGGATAAATATGAAATTCCGTCTGGCTTTATCTCTTCATGTTTATATAGTATGTCTTGGCCAGGATTAATTATTTTTAGTTTATCCTACGGATGGATAGGGAGATTTATCCAGCAAGTCACTTATAATCATTCACTTGAAATTCATTGGATGCAATATATATATGTCTACTCTGCATTAGTTTGGTCAGACTATACGATATATGCAGATCCCAAAATATTACTTCAAACACATTTTTGGTTTTTTATTTCATGTTTCTTTCTGGTTGTATTATCAAGTAATTTAGTTGTATCTGATAAATATTCAATTGCAAGAATGAGGTCAGATAAGTGA